AATCAGTTACCTGCAAAGGTGCTCGATGTCAAAGGCTTGAGTCTGCATGTTGGTGATAAGTGCCTGATCGATAATATCAGTTTTGATATCAATCAGGCAGAGATATTCGCATTGGTCGGGGAATCCGGTAGTGGTAAATCATTGACCTCGTTGGCAGTGATGCGTTTGCTGCCAGAAGCGATTCAAGTGAGTTCAGGCGATGTGGTTTTAGATCGGATCGATGTGTTTTCGCAGACCGAATCACAAATGCAGACTATTCGCGGTAAGCGTGTGGCGATGATTTTTCAGGAGCCGATGACTTCACTTAATCCGGTGATGAAAGTGGGGGATCAGGTCGCTGAAGTGTTGCGCCGTCATTTGGGTTTGAAAAGCAAAGCCGCACGCTTGAGCGTGGTGGAACTGTTTGAAGAGGTGGGTATTCCCGATGCCGATGCCCGTTATGACTGGTATCCGCATCAACTCTCCGGTGGTCAAAAACAACGAGTGATGATCGCCATGGCTTTGGCCTGTGAACCGGACCTGTTGATTGCCGATGAACCGACTACCGCTTTGGATGTGACCATTCAGGCGCAAGTATTGGATTTATTAAAGTCGATTCGAGATGCGCGTGGTCTATCGATTTTGTTTATCACCCACGATATGGGAGTGGTGTATGAAATGGCAGACCGTGTTGCGGTGATGAAACAAGGTAAAATCATCGAGATGGCGGATAAAAATCAGTTTTTTAGTGCCGCCAGCCAGCCTTATACCCAGCAACTGTTAAGTGATGCCATTCCCGCCCAAGAGTTGAAATCTGTGGAAGACAAGGCGCCATTATTGACCTTGAACGAGCTTAAGGTGCATTTTCCGGTGAAAAAAGGCATTTTCCAGCGCACGGTTGGTCATGTTAAGGCGGTGGATGGCGTGAGCCTTAGTATTGCCAAGGGGCAGACGCTAGCATTGGTGGGAGAGTCGGGTTCCGGTAAAAGCACTATCGGGCAGGCGATTCTTAAATTGGTCAATCAAACGGATGGCGCCGTCACTTTTATCGATAATGAGAATGTCATCAATCTATCCGATTTGTCGGAAAGACAGATGAAACCTTTGCGTAAAAAGATTCAGGTCATTTTCCAAGACCCGTTTTCCGCCCTTAACCCGCGAATGACCATTAGCGAGATTATTCGCGAGGGTATGGTGAGCCTGAAAGTCGGTGAGCCAACTAAGGTGTGGCAAGACCAGCGTATTGATGAGCTGTTGAGCCAGGTTGGTTTGGATATTGAAGCCAAATACCGTTATCCGCACGAGTTTTCCGGAGGACAGCGCCAGCGTATCGGTATTGCTCGCGCCTTGGCGGTAGAGCCTGAATTGATTATCTGCGATGAGCCAACCAGCGCCTTGGATGTCTCGGTGCGCGCACAGGTATTAAAGCTGCTCGATGAATTGCAGCAGAAATATCAATTGTCGTATCTATTCATTACCCATGATCTATCGATTATCCCGTCTATCGCACATCAGGTCGCGGTAATGCAAAAAGGTAAGATTGTCGAACAGGGTACGGTGGCTGAGGTCATGCATAATCCGCAGCATGACTACACCAAGCAACTATTGGCATCGGCTCCGGAACTGATTCGTAAAGCGATTTCGGCTTAAATTGACAAAGGGTTGCTATGGGAAAAAATGAATTTTCCCATTTATCAGATCATGAGCTACATCTTTCTTATGATCCGATAGTCATTGAGATGATAAAGCTAGAGCAGCAAAGAAGGGAAAATCATAGAAAATACAAGACTGATAAGTTTTCTAATAGAATTTCAGTCATATCTCTCGTTATCGCTATTTTTAGTTTGATGATTGCCTTGCTTACGCTTATGTATAAAGATTAAAGCTTTTCAATTACACCAAAATCAACAGTTTCAGTTGTTTCCTGTTTTTCCAAAATGGTACCTAAAATAAATTCAGCGATATCTTCAACCTGATTCAAGTCATTCGGGTTTTCACCCGGAAATAAACGACCGCGCGCTTCGGTGGCGAAGCTTTCCAGTTCGGCGAAATAACAGTTAATTCCGCTATTACGGTTTTCATAGGCGGTGCTGGTCATGAGTTGTTTCAAGCCGGCTTTGGCAACACCGTAGGCACCGTAGTAAGCCGGGTGTTTATTGATATTGTTATCACCAATCGCCACCAATGCGCCATTTTCAGCGTTTCTTAGCAAGGGTAGGGTTTGTTGAATCAAATGGAAGTTGGCATTTAGATTGGTGTGCAGGACTTCATACCATTGCGTGTAGTCAAAATGCTCGATTGGTGTGAAAGCCGGCAAAATCGCCGCATTCAAAAAGACACCGTCAAGTTGACCGTATTCCTGCTTAAGAATATTGTGAAATTCCTTGTAGTTTTCGATATTGGCACCGAGCAGATCCATAGGATACAAAGCAACCAAGTCGATATTCATATCTGAAGCGGCTATCTCATCATAAAAGGCATTCAGGCGTTTCAGTTCCTTATCCAATAGAATAACTTGGTGGTTAGCTTGGATTAACGCGTTTGCTAAAGCTTTACCCAGTCCTTGTGCGGCACCGGTGATGAGATAGGTTTTCATAATTTTTCTCGTTGTTTTTTAATTCGGGTATTTAACCCAATTCGGTTTTGTCGGTGTTGTTGGTCTTGTCTATGCAATATTCAGCTTTGTGATAATGAATTCACTGATTTCCGCCGGGGTATGGAAAAAAACGTCCGCCGGCCAGTCTTTTTCACTCGCTTCTTCCGGTAGGTAACCGAACAGTGCGGCGCCGGTCAGCATTTTGGCATTAATGCCAGCCTCGATATCGCGTGGGTGGTCGCCAATATAAATACACTCTTCCGGTTTTACCCCGCACTGCTCGGCAGCCAAAAACATCGGTGCCGGATCGGGTTTGCGAACCGATAGGGTATCGCCGGCAACAATGCTTTTTGGCTGACTAGGAAAGTTAAATGACTGCAATAACTGTTTTGTCAGGTGCTGTGGCTTGTTGGTGACAATACCCCAAGCGATATTATTATCAGCCAGATGCTGTAAACCTTTAAGTAGACCAGGGAATAACTGAGTATGGGTATCGATATCAGTCAGATAATGTTGCAGAAAACGCTGGCGCTTTTCTTCAAGGGCGTCGCCTTCAAGGTGTGGAAAAGCCAGTTTGGTCATCGCCAAACCACCCTTGGAAACCGAGTTGCGGACGTGCTGATAATTTAAAACCGGCTGATTGAATTCCATGCAGGTTTTTTTCAAAGCTTGGGTGAAATCCATAGAGGTATCCAGAAGGGTACCGTCTAAATCAAAAAGAACGCATTTAATGCTCATGAATATTGATCTGCTGTAATAGTTAAATTTGAAAGCCGAACACCAGGTTCAGCCTTTTGTCCTAGCCTAATTTTTTCGTGTTTTTATTTTGCTTTTTGATACGCGAGAATATAGTTCACATCCAAATCATTATTTAGACCGTAACGATTGATTAGCGGATTGAACTCGATTCCGGCGGAATCTCTTAGGTATAAGTCCGCTTTGCGCGCCATTGTAT
Above is a window of Thiomicrorhabdus sediminis DNA encoding:
- a CDS encoding SDR family NAD(P)-dependent oxidoreductase yields the protein MKTYLITGAAQGLGKALANALIQANHQVILLDKELKRLNAFYDEIAASDMNIDLVALYPMDLLGANIENYKEFHNILKQEYGQLDGVFLNAAILPAFTPIEHFDYTQWYEVLHTNLNANFHLIQQTLPLLRNAENGALVAIGDNNINKHPAYYGAYGVAKAGLKQLMTSTAYENRNSGINCYFAELESFATEARGRLFPGENPNDLNQVEDIAEFILGTILEKQETTETVDFGVIEKL
- a CDS encoding ABC transporter ATP-binding protein — translated: MSSVNEPIQTVTNQNQLPAKVLDVKGLSLHVGDKCLIDNISFDINQAEIFALVGESGSGKSLTSLAVMRLLPEAIQVSSGDVVLDRIDVFSQTESQMQTIRGKRVAMIFQEPMTSLNPVMKVGDQVAEVLRRHLGLKSKAARLSVVELFEEVGIPDADARYDWYPHQLSGGQKQRVMIAMALACEPDLLIADEPTTALDVTIQAQVLDLLKSIRDARGLSILFITHDMGVVYEMADRVAVMKQGKIIEMADKNQFFSAASQPYTQQLLSDAIPAQELKSVEDKAPLLTLNELKVHFPVKKGIFQRTVGHVKAVDGVSLSIAKGQTLALVGESGSGKSTIGQAILKLVNQTDGAVTFIDNENVINLSDLSERQMKPLRKKIQVIFQDPFSALNPRMTISEIIREGMVSLKVGEPTKVWQDQRIDELLSQVGLDIEAKYRYPHEFSGGQRQRIGIARALAVEPELIICDEPTSALDVSVRAQVLKLLDELQQKYQLSYLFITHDLSIIPSIAHQVAVMQKGKIVEQGTVAEVMHNPQHDYTKQLLASAPELIRKAISA
- a CDS encoding HAD family hydrolase; this encodes MSIKCVLFDLDGTLLDTSMDFTQALKKTCMEFNQPVLNYQHVRNSVSKGGLAMTKLAFPHLEGDALEEKRQRFLQHYLTDIDTHTQLFPGLLKGLQHLADNNIAWGIVTNKPQHLTKQLLQSFNFPSQPKSIVAGDTLSVRKPDPAPMFLAAEQCGVKPEECIYIGDHPRDIEAGINAKMLTGAALFGYLPEEASEKDWPADVFFHTPAEISEFIITKLNIA